The Vreelandella piezotolerans genomic interval TGATCGGCCTGTGAGCGCGAGTGAGTTGGCAATCCCACCCAGCCACTGAGCCGCAGGCCACCCGCTTCGCGTTCGATGTAGCGGGCGTGTTCGATAAAATTCTTGCCCAACAGCGATGCAATACGCCGCTCACGAGAGGCGGGTGAATCTCCCTGGGGAAGCTGATGCACCACTTTCTGATTGTGCTTCAACACCCATGCAATGTCATAACGCGATAGCGCCTGACGACGAAAGGCCTCCTCCACATGGGCAAATTCGGTCTTTTCAGTGCGTAAGAACTTGCGCCGCGCGGGCGTGTTGAAAAACAGGTCGCGCACCGAGACACTGGTGCCCCGGGGGTGCGGTGCAGGTGTCACCCGGGCCTCCATACCGCGCCCTTCGGCGACGACCCGCCACCCCAGGCGGGGATCTTCCTCCGCGTTGGAGACCAGCTCCAAGCGCGACACAGAACTGATCGACGCCAGCGCTTCTCCACGAAAGCCCAGTGAACTAACCCCTTCCAGATCCTCGAGGCTACTGATCTTACTCGTGGCATGGCGCGCTAATGCCAGCGGCAGGTCCGCCTCGCCGATACCGATGCCGTCATCGCGCACTTTGATCAGCCTTGCGCCGCCCTGTTCGATCTCTACTTCGATCCGCTGACTGCCCGCATCGATGGCATTCTCGATCAGCTCTTTTGTGACTGACGAGGGGCGTTCGACCACCTCGCCTGCGGCAATTTGGTTGGCCAGGCGAGGGTCGAGCACATGGATACGACCAGAGAACGAGTTCAATTCAGTCAACCAACACCTCAACATTCAGTATCTAAGTGGTTTATTAAGCATGCGTGTCACGAACTGGGGATACGTAGCACCTGCCCCACACGAATGATGTCGCCATTCAAATCGTTGGCCTGTTTCAGCTGGTTTACCGGGACACCGTGGCGAACGGCAATCGAGGAGAGCGTGTCGCCTGATTGGATGCGATATTCGTCGCCCGTGGGGCTGCGCTGATGATCCCGCTGCCACGCCAGCAGGCTGGCTGGCGGTGGATTACGCTGAAAATGGTCGCGCAGGCCGCTGAAAATGGCCGTCGAAAGCCCCTGTTGGTGCACTGGGTCGCGCAGGCGACGCTCTTCGTCGGGATTCGATATAAAGCCCACCTCAATCAGCAGCGATGGAATATCCGGTGATTTCAGCACCATAAAGCCCGCCTGCTCGACCCGGGATTTATGCAACCGGTTGACTCGCCCAAGCTGTTCGAGTACCTGCCCGCCAATCGACAGCGAGTCGTTGAGCGTCGCGGTCATGGTAAGGTCCAGCAGCACCCCGCGCAGCACTTGGTCTTTGTCACGCAGCGACAAACTGCCATCGACACCGCCGATCAGATCCGAGCGATTTTCACTATCGGCCAGCCACTGTGCCGTTTCTGATGTCGCCCCACGCTGTGACAGCGCATACACCGAGCTACCCTGAGGGCGGGGACTAGTGAAGGCATCGGCGTGAATCGAGACGAAGAAATCGGCCTTCTGCTCACGAGCCAGTTGGGTGCGCTGGCGTAAACCGAGGTAGTAGTCGCCATCGCGAATCAGCACGGCTTTGAACCCCTGCGTGCGATTGACGTCGGAGGCGAGCCGACGGGCAATTTCCAGCACGACATCTTTTTCACGGGTGCCCGCCGGGCCAATGGCACCCGGGTCCTCGCCACCGTGCCCGGCGTCGATGGCAATGATAATGTCCCGCTGTGGGTGCGGCTGAGCGGGCTGCACTTCTACCGGCGGCTGATCTGGCGCTGGAGATGGCACGTCGGCCTCTACGCCGGGTAGCCGCGCCTGGGCCGAGCGCTGTGCCATCATCTCCTGGTCACGAATCATCGCTTCGATGGGATCGATGGGATTTTCCACTGCACTCTCGCCGGGATACTCCAGATCGACCACCAGACGATGCCCATACTGGTCGTTAGGCGGAAGCGTAAAATGACGAGGCTCGATAGCACGGTTAAGCTCGAGCACCACCCTCAAGCCGCCCTGGTCTCGCACCCCCGTGCGAACGGCTGAAATGGCGCTGCCTTCCAGTGGCAGCGTGGAGGCATCGGTATTGAGCTGACTGTCGTCTAGATCGATCACCAGACGTGACGGATTGTCCAACGTAAATACGTTGGCTTGCGTGGCCCCCGTGAGATCGAACACCAAACGCGCGTGATCGGGTGCCGCCCAAAGCCGCATGCTCTCGACGTTGGCCGCCTGCGCGGTGGTCGCACTGGCGGTCAATAAGAACGCACATCCTACCGCGCAGCGGATGAATAGCCGAACGAGGGGTCGTTTCATATCCATTGAATCCCACCACTCTCCCGCGAATTATCGATGATCCTTGCCTCCAACGGCGCTAAGACACGCTGGCCAAAGGCGGTTTCGGCCGTCAAACGCGCCGTTCGACCCTGCGCCGCTACGCAGAGCTGAATGCGCACATCGGGTGCGGGTAACCAACCCTCGCCTCTGCTGGGCCATTCGATCAGACAGAGAGCATCATCGGCGAGAACGTCTCGTCCGCCCATGAATTCAAGCTCTTCTGGGTCTGCCAAACGATACAAATCCAGATGGTAAATGCGTTGATCGCCCAGCTCGTAAGGCTCCACCAACGTATAGGTTGGGCTCTTAACGGCTCCCTGATAGCCGTATGCTCTCAAAATGCCGCGCGTCAGGGTGGTTTTACCTGCCCCTAAATCGCCTTCCAAATAAACGCGCCCGCGACCGCTTAGCGCTCGACCCAGCGCCTCACCAAAGGCAACGTGGGCCACTTCATCGTTCAATTGCACCTGCATGTTGGCCGCCTTCACGGGTTAATGAGCACTCGTGCATAGGATGCCAGATCACTGGCTAACAGGCCACGCTCTCCGGCGGCTTTGGCCGCCTCGTCGCCTGCCAGAGCATGCAGCATCGTACCCAGCCAAGCGCTCTGCTCCAAGCCGCCCAGTTGAGCCATCAAGGCGCCCAACATGCCGCTCAGCACATCGCCCATACCGCCGCTCGCCATGCCGGGATTCCCGTAAGGGCAGACGACCAGTCCGCTGGGACCCGCCACCAGGCTGCCAGCCCCTTTCAGAATCACGACGCCCCCACGGGCGCGCTGCAACGCCCGGGCGGCCGCCGGACGATCCGCCTGGACATCGGCCACACTGCAGCCCAGCAGTCTGGCCGCTTCGCCAGGGTGAGGCGTCAATACCCAGTCGTCCCGACGAAGCGTTGGCCAGCGGCTGGCCAGCAGGTTGAGCGCATCGGCATCGATGACGAGCGGTGTCGATGCCTGTAGCGCACTTTGCAGCACTGCCTGGCCCCAGGCCTCTTGCCCCATCCCTGGCCCAACCACCACGACATCCGCATTGGCGGGCAACTCGGCCACGTCGGCCCCGCTACGCACTGCACGCGCCATGACTTCTGGGCAGCGCACGAGGCTGGCAGTCAGGTGTTCCTGTGCGGTAGCGAGCGTCACCTTACCTGCTCCTAAGCGCGCTGCCGCCTGAGAGGCTAGCAGCGCCGCACCACCAAACCCCGGCGCGCCGCCCATCACCAGTACGTGCCCTAGGCTCCCCTTATGACTGGTGCGCGAACGAGGTGGCAATGCCTCGCTGAGCATTGCCTCATCCAACCGCCAAGCGGTCGGCGGAATATCGAAAAACGCCTGCGCTTTGACGCCCAGGGGGCGAAAATCGATGTCACCGGCGTAGGCAGGCGCCTCGCCAGTATGTAGGCCGATTTTGTCGCCAATGAACGTTACCGTGCAGGTGGCCTCGACCGCCGTACCCAGCATCGCGCCGGTATCGGCCGACACTCCCGAAGGGATATCCAGCGCCAGCACGGGCTGAGACGCGGTGTTAATGGCCGTAATGGCCTGCTTGACGCTGCCTTCGACCTCACCGGTCAATCCCGTACCCAGCAGCGCATCGACGATGACCTCGCCAGACAGCGTCGTGCTTGGCTGCCACTCTTCGAAGCTGACGCCTGCAGCCGTGGCCAGCTCGGCGGCGCGCGCCACGTCACCAGAAAGCGTATCTAGCGGCTTCAGAGAAAGACGCTGCACTTTGAGGCCCGACTGCATGGCCAGCGCTGCCAGCACGTGACCGTCACCGCCGTTGTGACCGCCGCCACACAGCACGGTCACGCTGCGCGCCTGGGGCCAGCGCGAGCGAAAACTGTGCCAAGCGCTGGAGGCCGCTCGCTGCATCAAGGCAAAGCTGTCGATCCCCCCGGCAATGGTACGCCTATCCAACTCACGGACCTGTGATGCGGTGTAGAGAGGACGAAGTGAAGAGGTGTTCAACGTAGACACAATGACTCCTTGTAAAGGCCTTAAATCAACCCTCATGCGCATACCTTACCCGCGTCGTCATACGCGGCATGTCGTGCCAGCGGCTAATGCGTTAGCATAGCGCGCTTAACGCATCACCGTTGACTGACCATGCCAAGTTCCATCACATTTCCACCCTCCAGCGACGCTCTGACCCATGACCACCTGCATCGGCTGGCCGAGCAGATCAAGCAGTGGGGACGCGAGTTGGGCTTTCAACAGGTCGGCATCGCCGACACGGACCTAGCTGCCCACGAGGCGCACTTGAACCGCTGGCTGGAGAGTGGCTATCACGGCGAGATGGCTTTCATGGCCAAGCACGGCACCAAGCGCACGCGCCCCGAGGAGCTGGAACCCGGCACGCAGCGGGTGATCAGCGTGCGCATGGACTATCTGCCCGCCGAAGTAGAGAGTGCCAAAGTATTGGGGCAGCCGCACCGCGCCTACGTATCTCGCTATGCATTGGGGCGTGATTATCACAAATTGATGCGCAAACGTTTGGCGCAGCTAGCCAAGCAAATCGAGCGGGAAGTAGGAAAATTTGGCTTCCGCGCCTTCGTGGACTCGGCGCCGGTGATGGAGCGCGCGCTTGCCCAGAAGGCGGGGTTGGGGTGGTTCGGCAAAAACGCTATGCTACTGAACCCCAAAGCAGGCTCGCTGTTTTTTCTTGGCGAGCTGTATACCGACCTCCCACTGCCCGTCGATGCGCCCTTCGAGCAGGAGCACTGCGGTAGCTGTAGCGCCTGCCGCACTGCCTGCCCCACCGGGGCCATCGTGGACGATAAGGTCGTCGATTCGCGCAAGTGCATCTCATATCTCACCATCGAGCTACCCGGCGCCATACCCGAAGAGTATCGGCGCGCCATGGGCAATCGCGTGTATGGCTGCGACGATTGCCAGCTCGTTTGCCCGTTCACACGCTTCACGAAAATCACCCAAGAAGCAGACTTCACGCCACGCCACGATCTCGATCGCGCCTCGCTTATTGCGCTGTTCAGTTGGGGCGAAGAGGAGTTTCTCGACAAGACCGCCGGTAGCCCCATTCGCCGCATCGGTTACGAGCGCTGGCTGCGCAATCTCGCCGTTGGCCTGGGCAACGCCCCGTGGAGCGATGCCGTCGAGGCCGCGCTATGGGCCAGACGGGCCTACCCAAGCGACCTAGTGCGTGAACATGTTGCCTGGGCACTCGCGGAGCAGCGCCGCAAGCGTGATGCGCGTATCGCCACGCGCGCCTGAACGCTACTCCTCTTCGTCGCTGCCCTCTTCCACGCGTAAAAACGTGCGGCGATAGTGGGCCAGTTCCGCGATCGACTCCTTGATGTCGTCCATGGCCAAGTGGGCGTTTTGCTTCTTGAAGCCCGCCAGCGCACCAGGGTTCCAGCGCTTGGCCAGCTCTTTGACGGTCGAGACATCCAGGTTGCGGTAGTGGAAAAACGCCCACAGTTCGGGCATTTCCCGCTCCAAAAAGCGGCGGTCCTGGTGAA includes:
- the queG gene encoding tRNA epoxyqueuosine(34) reductase QueG, with product MPSSITFPPSSDALTHDHLHRLAEQIKQWGRELGFQQVGIADTDLAAHEAHLNRWLESGYHGEMAFMAKHGTKRTRPEELEPGTQRVISVRMDYLPAEVESAKVLGQPHRAYVSRYALGRDYHKLMRKRLAQLAKQIEREVGKFGFRAFVDSAPVMERALAQKAGLGWFGKNAMLLNPKAGSLFFLGELYTDLPLPVDAPFEQEHCGSCSACRTACPTGAIVDDKVVDSRKCISYLTIELPGAIPEEYRRAMGNRVYGCDDCQLVCPFTRFTKITQEADFTPRHDLDRASLIALFSWGEEEFLDKTAGSPIRRIGYERWLRNLAVGLGNAPWSDAVEAALWARRAYPSDLVREHVAWALAEQRRKRDARIATRA
- a CDS encoding N-acetylmuramoyl-L-alanine amidase, with translation MDMKRPLVRLFIRCAVGCAFLLTASATTAQAANVESMRLWAAPDHARLVFDLTGATQANVFTLDNPSRLVIDLDDSQLNTDASTLPLEGSAISAVRTGVRDQGGLRVVLELNRAIEPRHFTLPPNDQYGHRLVVDLEYPGESAVENPIDPIEAMIRDQEMMAQRSAQARLPGVEADVPSPAPDQPPVEVQPAQPHPQRDIIIAIDAGHGGEDPGAIGPAGTREKDVVLEIARRLASDVNRTQGFKAVLIRDGDYYLGLRQRTQLAREQKADFFVSIHADAFTSPRPQGSSVYALSQRGATSETAQWLADSENRSDLIGGVDGSLSLRDKDQVLRGVLLDLTMTATLNDSLSIGGQVLEQLGRVNRLHKSRVEQAGFMVLKSPDIPSLLIEVGFISNPDEERRLRDPVHQQGLSTAIFSGLRDHFQRNPPPASLLAWQRDHQRSPTGDEYRIQSGDTLSSIAVRHGVPVNQLKQANDLNGDIIRVGQVLRIPSS
- a CDS encoding NAD(P)H-hydrate dehydratase, with protein sequence MSTLNTSSLRPLYTASQVRELDRRTIAGGIDSFALMQRAASSAWHSFRSRWPQARSVTVLCGGGHNGGDGHVLAALAMQSGLKVQRLSLKPLDTLSGDVARAAELATAAGVSFEEWQPSTTLSGEVIVDALLGTGLTGEVEGSVKQAITAINTASQPVLALDIPSGVSADTGAMLGTAVEATCTVTFIGDKIGLHTGEAPAYAGDIDFRPLGVKAQAFFDIPPTAWRLDEAMLSEALPPRSRTSHKGSLGHVLVMGGAPGFGGAALLASQAAARLGAGKVTLATAQEHLTASLVRCPEVMARAVRSGADVAELPANADVVVVGPGMGQEAWGQAVLQSALQASTPLVIDADALNLLASRWPTLRRDDWVLTPHPGEAARLLGCSVADVQADRPAAARALQRARGGVVILKGAGSLVAGPSGLVVCPYGNPGMASGGMGDVLSGMLGALMAQLGGLEQSAWLGTMLHALAGDEAAKAAGERGLLASDLASYARVLINP
- the tsaE gene encoding tRNA (adenosine(37)-N6)-threonylcarbamoyltransferase complex ATPase subunit type 1 TsaE; the encoded protein is MQVQLNDEVAHVAFGEALGRALSGRGRVYLEGDLGAGKTTLTRGILRAYGYQGAVKSPTYTLVEPYELGDQRIYHLDLYRLADPEELEFMGGRDVLADDALCLIEWPSRGEGWLPAPDVRIQLCVAAQGRTARLTAETAFGQRVLAPLEARIIDNSRESGGIQWI